The following are encoded together in the Streptomyces sp. NBC_00358 genome:
- a CDS encoding class F sortase: protein MRRVSNAAIASVTVVALCSGAWLLRSGAEEHPPPQPSAAQAAAAGDRARSGAPAMPHSPPDRIRIPAIGVNAPLMGLGLTPQGSLNVPPAGKKNLAGWYEAGTSPGERGTAIVAGHVDNAEGPAVFYDLGSLRKGSTVEVDRLDGRTALFTVDAVEVYDSRAFPDAKVYGAARRPELRVITCGGGYSETSGYQGNVVVFAHLTGSR from the coding sequence GTGCGCCGGGTCAGCAATGCCGCCATAGCGTCGGTCACCGTCGTAGCCCTCTGCTCCGGTGCCTGGCTGCTGCGCAGCGGCGCCGAGGAGCACCCGCCGCCCCAGCCGTCCGCGGCGCAGGCGGCGGCCGCCGGGGACCGGGCACGGTCCGGCGCCCCCGCGATGCCGCACTCCCCGCCGGACCGCATCCGCATCCCCGCCATCGGCGTGAACGCCCCGCTGATGGGCCTCGGCCTCACCCCGCAGGGCAGCCTGAACGTGCCGCCCGCCGGGAAGAAGAACCTGGCCGGCTGGTACGAGGCCGGGACCAGCCCCGGCGAACGCGGCACCGCCATCGTGGCCGGGCACGTCGACAACGCGGAGGGCCCCGCCGTCTTCTACGACCTGGGCTCCCTGCGCAAGGGCAGCACGGTCGAGGTGGACCGGCTCGACGGCCGGACGGCCCTGTTCACCGTCGACGCGGTCGAGGTGTACGACTCCCGCGCCTTCCCGGACGCCAAGGTCTACGGCGCCGCGCGCCGGCCCGAGCTGCGGGTCATCACCTGCGGCGGCGGCTACTCGGAGACGTCGGGCTACCAGGGAAACGTGGTCGTCTTCGCCCATCTCACCGGCAGCCGCTGA